A region of Kwoniella shivajii chromosome 11, complete sequence DNA encodes the following proteins:
- a CDS encoding cystathionine beta-synthase encodes MGGETSPQHHWKGVLSSALDAVGHTPLIKLQKIAKEEGFKCNLLGKCEFFSAGGSVKDRIANRMVEYAEKEGVLIPGQSVVIEPTRIGLALACAIKGYQCVITLPAKMSLEKEVMLRALGAEIVRTPTEAAWDSPESHIGIAKKLQKSIPGGVILDQYSNPNNPLAHYYGTYEEITYALKTSDLPRKDISLLVAGAGTGGTITGLARAIRGYEGSLVNGAASSHVRTVVLAVDPEGSILGGGEPGNYQVEGIGYDFFPEVLDPNPPLIDQWIKTNDEEAFAATKRLIREEGLFVGGSSGSALSGIIRYLHSENGKSIANDPEANVVIILPDGVRNYMSKEWLLQTAKSASKDQGEDIKDTIKNILGRDLGDVNGVLKEAKDEGKVLQNGEGVNGH; translated from the exons ATGGGTGGTGAGACGTCCCCTCAGCATCATTGGAAAGGTGTTCTATCATCTGCCTTGGATGCCGTGGGTCATACACCCTTGATCAAGCTCCAGAAGatagctaaagaagaaggtttcaaATGTAACCTGC TGGGAAAATGTGAATTCTTTTCAGCTGGTGGTAGTGTCAAAGATCGCATAGCAAAT CGAATGGTAGAGTAcgctgagaaagaaggtgtacTGATACCTGGACAGAGTGTAGTGATCGAACCTACTA GAATTGGTCTCGCTTTAGCTTGTGCGATAAAGGGATATCA ATGCGTTATCACTCTGCCCGCGAAGATGAGTTTAGAGAAAGAAGTCATGCTGCGAGCTTTGGGAGCTGAGATCGTAAGAACACC AACCGAAGCAGC CTGGGATAGTCCAGAAAGTCATATAG GTATTGCAAAAAAGCTCCAGAAATCAATACCTGGAGGTGTAATTTTAGATCAATACTCAAATCCCAATAACCCATTGGCACATTATTACGGAACATATGAGGAGATTACT TACGCACTGAAAACGTCTGATTTACCTCGAAAAGACATTTCTCTACTTGTAGCTGGAGCAGGAACAGGAGGTACCATAACGGGTCTTGCTCGTGCTATAAGAGGTTACGAAGGTTCCCTTGTCAATGGAGCTGCATCTTCTCATGTTAGAACAGTAGTGTTAGCTGTTGATCCAGAAGGTTCAATTCTAGGTGGAGGCGAACCTGGGAATTATCAAGTTGAAGGTATAGGTTAC GACTTCTTCCCTGAAGTACTTGATCCGAATCCaccattgattgatcagtgGATCAAAAcgaatgatgaagaagctttcgCAGCTACTAAACGATTGAT TCGAGAAGAAGGGTTGTTTGTAGGTGgttcttcaggatcagcatTATCCGGAATTATCCGATATCTCCATTCAGAAAATGGAAAGTCAATAGCGAATGATCCAGAAGCAAACGTAGTCATTATATTACCTGATGGAGTAAGGAATTACATGTCAAAAGAATGGCTCCTCCAGACTGCTAAGTCAGCTTCGAAAGaccaaggagaagatatcaaagatacTATCAAAAACATCTTGGGGAGAGATTTAGGGGACGTAAATGGGGTATTGAAAGAGGCGAAAGATGAAGGCAAAGTTCTGCAAAATGGGGAAGGGGTGAACGGGCATTAG